One window from the genome of Myripristis murdjan chromosome 6, fMyrMur1.1, whole genome shotgun sequence encodes:
- the LOC115360150 gene encoding uncharacterized protein CFAP97D2 yields MHRSYQPMKPVTNRYLQRRWDQSSYEDHRRKVNFAQPIVDTRGMKTPAHVQLKLKKLQLQDERLSIIDRDNRFLASKLAEIARSPGLVDHRNPYQQRSLNSDKRREEFLLVSRQNQAIFQRITARQSDYRHQLWLDDWERTERRRNDIARFPRGLPRKQKSERKVKFASAESNEQPETSSSTDSTDRET; encoded by the exons ATGCATCGGTCCTACCAGCCGATGAAACCTGTGACCAACCGCTACCTGCAGCGGCGATGGGACCAGAGCAGCTACGAAGACCACAGGAGGAAG gtgaactTTGCCCAGCCCATAGTGGACACCAGGGGCATGAAGACACCAGCTCACGTCCAGCTCAAACTCAAGAAGCTGCAG CTGCAGGATGAGCGTCTGTCCATCATCGACAGAGACAACCGCTTCCTCGCCTCCAAACTGGCTGAGATCGCTCGCTCTCCAGGCCTGGTGGACCACAGGAACCCGTACCAGCAGAGGAG CCTGAATTCTgacaagaggagggaggagtttCTACTGGTCAGCCGTCAGAATCAGGCCATTTTCCAGCGAATCACAGCCCGCCAGTCAGACTACCGCCACCAGCTCTGGTTGGACGACTGGGAGAGGACGGAGCGGCGGCGGAACGACATCGCCCGATTCCCCCGAGGCCTCCCCAGGAAGCAG AAGTCGGAGAGGAAGGTGAAGTTTGCATCTGCAGAGAGCAACGAGCAGCCGgagaccagcagcagcactgacagcaccgacagagagacatga